In the Leptotrichia sp. oral taxon 212 genome, one interval contains:
- a CDS encoding rod shape-determining protein — MKFFNFFKISTKPTKDVAIDLGTANTVVYVKGEGIQIDEPTYVALNIKTEEVEYIGEKAKEIIGRTAKHTEIIRPLKNGVISDYEITEKMLTEFLRRIKKDKVQSARVIICVPSGVTQVERRAVVEVVKDAGAKEVYLIEEPVAAAIGAGIDLFQPKGHLIVDIGGGTTEIAFIVSGGAAVSKSVKIAGDHLNEDIMEYIKEKHNLLIGERTAEELKVNTISMPDKKASFEIRGRELGIGLPKSIKIVAEEIDAAIDKNIDLIIDDIKLTMEEIEPEVAADIYETGIYLSGGGAGIRILKEKIEKELKLKVTVSDEAIHAVVNGIAVVLDDFEKYKNIIISPSMEY, encoded by the coding sequence ATGAAATTTTTCAATTTTTTCAAAATTAGTACAAAACCGACAAAAGATGTAGCAATTGATCTGGGAACTGCAAATACAGTAGTTTATGTAAAAGGAGAAGGAATCCAGATTGATGAGCCTACTTATGTTGCGTTGAACATAAAAACTGAAGAAGTAGAGTATATTGGAGAAAAGGCAAAGGAAATAATAGGTAGAACAGCAAAACATACTGAAATAATAAGACCTCTGAAAAACGGAGTTATTTCAGATTATGAAATTACTGAAAAAATGCTGACGGAATTTTTAAGAAGAATAAAAAAAGACAAGGTTCAAAGTGCAAGAGTCATAATATGTGTACCGAGTGGAGTAACTCAGGTAGAAAGAAGAGCTGTAGTAGAAGTGGTAAAAGATGCAGGAGCTAAAGAAGTATACCTTATAGAGGAACCAGTTGCTGCCGCAATTGGTGCGGGGATAGATCTATTCCAACCTAAAGGACATTTAATAGTTGATATAGGAGGAGGAACTACTGAAATAGCATTCATAGTGTCTGGAGGAGCGGCTGTATCAAAGTCAGTTAAAATCGCAGGGGATCATCTGAATGAAGACATAATGGAATATATTAAGGAAAAACATAATCTTTTAATTGGAGAAAGAACAGCTGAAGAACTAAAAGTAAACACAATAAGCATGCCTGATAAAAAAGCTTCATTTGAAATAAGAGGTAGGGAACTGGGAATAGGACTTCCTAAAAGTATTAAAATAGTAGCTGAAGAGATAGATGCGGCTATTGATAAAAATATTGATCTTATAATAGATGACATTAAGCTGACAATGGAAGAAATAGAACCTGAAGTGGCTGCTGATATATATGAAACAGGTATTTATCTGTCAGGTGGAGGAGCAGGAATAAGAATATTAAAGGAAAAAATTGAAAAAGAACTGAAACTGAAAGTGACTGTAAGTGATGAAGCTATTCACGCAGTTGTAAATGGAATAGCAGTAGTGCTTGATGACTTCGAAAAATATAAAAATATAATAATTTCTCCTAGTATGGAATATTAG
- the scpB gene encoding SMC-Scp complex subunit ScpB, whose amino-acid sequence MEKENIENKMETLIFLSKEPITVEELAKFYSLSLDETNEILSTLKEKRKESGINIRIENGAVFLVSNPLYGEDVKKFFNPELKIKKLTKPTMETLAIIAYKGPVTKGEIEQIKGVSVEKTMANLLEKNLIYISGKKKAIGTPNLYEVTEDFYSYLNITEKSELPGYSQYEKIEMLYKENEERSSEEPGIIEKIKEKIDKKEDVEVENEIE is encoded by the coding sequence ATGGAAAAAGAAAATATTGAAAATAAAATGGAAACGCTCATATTTCTTTCCAAGGAGCCGATAACAGTGGAGGAGCTGGCAAAATTTTACAGTCTATCGCTGGATGAAACAAACGAAATATTGTCTACGCTTAAGGAAAAAAGGAAAGAAAGCGGAATAAATATAAGGATTGAAAATGGAGCAGTGTTTCTTGTTTCCAATCCTTTATATGGCGAAGATGTAAAAAAATTTTTTAATCCCGAACTCAAAATAAAAAAATTGACAAAACCTACAATGGAAACTTTGGCAATCATTGCCTATAAAGGGCCTGTTACTAAAGGGGAAATTGAACAGATAAAAGGTGTCAGTGTAGAAAAAACTATGGCAAATTTATTGGAAAAAAATCTTATTTACATCTCAGGAAAAAAGAAAGCAATAGGAACTCCTAATCTTTATGAAGTCACTGAAGATTTTTACAGTTATCTGAATATTACTGAAAAATCAGAACTTCCAGGCTATAGTCAGTATGAAAAAATAGAAATGCTTTATAAGGAGAATGAAGAAAGGAGTTCTGAAGAACCGGGTATAATAGAAAAAATTAAGGAAAAAATAGATAAAAAAGAAGATGTAGAGGTAGAAAATGAGATTGAATAA
- a CDS encoding pseudouridine synthase, whose translation MRLNKFIADAGVCSRRKADEMIKEGRVTVNKHEAVIGMEVSPEDVVKVDGERVKINTNYEYYMLNKPKRVICSSEDKFGRKLAIDYIKSKKRLYTYGRLDYMTEGLIIISNDGDIYNHVMHPSKKLYKSYIARLDKEITDDHVEALKHGVVIEGRRTAPAKVKIIDRREIRIAIFEGRNRQIRKMLETLGYEIKSLKRVKVGELSLGTLEVGHYRALTEEEIKYLKNL comes from the coding sequence ATGAGATTGAATAAATTTATAGCTGATGCCGGAGTGTGTTCGAGAAGAAAAGCTGATGAAATGATTAAGGAAGGAAGAGTTACTGTAAATAAACATGAAGCAGTAATAGGTATGGAAGTTTCTCCTGAAGATGTTGTGAAGGTTGATGGGGAAAGGGTAAAAATCAATACAAATTATGAATATTACATGTTAAATAAACCTAAGAGGGTAATCTGTTCAAGTGAAGATAAGTTTGGAAGAAAACTTGCAATAGATTATATAAAATCCAAAAAACGTCTGTACACATATGGAAGACTTGACTATATGACAGAAGGACTTATAATAATAAGCAATGACGGAGATATTTATAACCATGTGATGCATCCGAGCAAGAAACTTTACAAAAGCTATATCGCAAGATTAGACAAGGAAATTACAGATGATCATGTGGAAGCGTTAAAACATGGAGTTGTAATAGAAGGAAGAAGAACAGCGCCTGCAAAGGTAAAAATAATTGATAGAAGAGAGATAAGGATAGCAATTTTTGAAGGAAGAAACAGACAGATAAGAAAAATGTTGGAAACACTGGGGTATGAAATCAAATCCCTGAAGAGAGTAAAAGTAGGAGAACTGTCTCTCGGAACTTTGGAAGTGGGGCACTACAGAGCTTTGACAGAAGAAGAAATTAAGTATTTAAAGAATCTTTAG